Below is a window of Campylobacter concisus DNA.
CACTGCTGCTTTAGTGGCATTTATCTTTGGAAATATTTTTTTAAGTAGTTTTTATAACTCATTTTTGCAAATTGATACAAGGCTAAATTTTGGCAAATCGCCGATACAAAAGCCCCTTATCCTTTTTGTAAATGATAGTTTGATGGCCGTTTTTTTCTTTTTACTTGGGTTTAGACTTAAGCGAGAAATTTTTAAAGCAAAGCTTAGGAGTCTGGCCCAAGCTACCTTGCTAAAAATTTTTATCATCAGTGGCATTTTAGCTTCTATATTTTTTTATATTTTAAATCACAATTATATTTTTTGTTGAAAGATTAAGGCAGTGTCAATGGATATAAATACGGCATTTAAGATACTGGCTAGAAATTTGGTGTTTTGTATATCTTATAAAAGAGAGTGTGAATAATGAACTTTTTAAATAGAATTTTTCTAGCAAAAGAGCTGGATCGGTGGCAAAGTGACGGTATAGTCGATAAAGAGACCGCTATAAAAATAGCAAATTTATATGACATCGACCCTGACGCTCACAGCGATAAGATGAGTTTTGTCCTAAAACTCGTAGCATATCTCTTTTTTGCACTGGCATTTTTTACTCTCGTTGGTGCAAATTGGGAAGAGATACCTAGACTAGGACGTTTGGCGCTTGTGTTGTTTGTACTTGGGCTTGTAAATTTTGGTGGAATTTACTATCTCGCAAAGGGAAAGGAAAATCTATCAACGGCGATGTTTTTTCTTGGAAATTTCTGCTTTGGTGCGGCGATTGCTCTTATTGCTCAAATTTATAACATTAGTGATGAGCCAAGCGGCGGTATCTTGCTTTGGAGTATTGGAGCGTTTGCGGTTTCTTTTGCTAGTAAAAAAGGTGTGTTAGTAGCCCAAAGCCTTATCTTTGCAACGGTTTGGTTTTTTATGAGAGGCTATCAGGGTGATTTTGGTTTTGGCTTTATCATTTTTATAGTACTTGGCGCATATACGCTTTACAAAGACGACTCAAAATGGCTTGCTTTTGTACTTTTTATAGATATTTTTATATACATCATTTCATTTTGCGGCTACATTAGTGGTCTTAGAGCGATATTTGATTATGGATTTTTGTTTGGACTTCCTATGGTTGCGATCGTATCGCTATCTTATGCACTTTTGCTTATTAGCATTTCGCCGCTACTAGATAAATTCAGAGTAGGGCTTGGCACATTTGCAAAAGAATTTGGTAAAAATTTTGGCGTTTTTGTGTTGTTACTTTGTCTGCTTTTATTTGAAGAAAGAAATTTATTTGAGGTTGCAGATGAAGAGCTTTGGTTTGTGAAGTCGTTTTTTAAAAGCAACTTTGGCTTTGTCTTTATACTATTTAGTGTTGCTTATTTTGCACTGTTTTTTAAAGAAAAAAACAAGAGTGGTTTGCTGCTTGGGGCACTGCTCGTGTCGTTGCCCTTTGTCTTTAGCTACGGTCCTGGTTATGCAAATATATTTTTTTCGCTCGCAAATATCATAACAGCTGCGGTTCTTATCAAAAAGGGTGAGTTAAAACTTGGTCTTTGTATGATATTTTTGGTTGCAGCCGTGAGGTATTTCCAACTCATAGGTGATTATATTGGTGCTACGGCGCTATTTATGGTGTTTGCTTTCATAGTGCTAGTTGTGGCTAGAAAAAGAGGCAAAAAATGAAGATAAAAGTATTAATAGTAGCTGTGGTTTTTCAAATTTCGCTTATTGGCATTATGCTTGGCTACGCACTTATGCCACTTTATTTTGGGCAGGAGGTAAGAGTAAGGGTTAATCTTTATGATCCAAGAGATCTTTTTCGCGGAAATTATGTTGATTTAAACTATGAATTTTCAAATTTTCATTCAAGAAATTTTGACGAAAATGATGAAGATGACCGCTATATCGACCAATACGATGAGAGAGTAAGAGATGGGGCTAGAGTTTATGCTGTTTTAAAGCCAGATGTTAATGGCACTTACAGCTTTGCTAAATTTAGTATAAGCAAGCCAGACAATGGAGTGTTTTTAGCTGGTAGATATGACGGCTACTCACTAGTAAAATACGGCATAGAGCAGTTTTATATGTCGCCTGATAGTGCGGCTAATACTGAAAATGAAATGAGAGAAGAAGATGTTGATGCATATGCGGTTTTGATGGTTATGGAAAATGGCAAGGCTAGATTAAAGGATCTAATAATTCAAAAGAGTGCTGGAAAGAATAGTAAAAAATTATTTGGTGATGAAAATTTTGATAAGCTGGATGATATTAGGCAAAAAGAGTAAAGTAAATTTAGTCAAAGCATTTGTAAAAACTCCTAAAAATTTAATTTTATTTTTAAATTTAAGAGTTAAAATCTCCATAAATTAATAAAAAAGGATAAAAAAATGTGCAAAGATTGCGGTTGTTCAATGGGTAATCACACCCACGTTCACACTCACACTGATGGCACCACTCACTCGCACCCACACACTCATGATGGGCATACAGAGCACGCTCATGACGCACACGAGCATAGCCACGAGGCTCACGCGCACCCTGTGCTAAACGAGAGTAAAACCATAGACGTGATAGAGAAAATTCTCTCTGAAAACGATAAAGAGGCCGCCCACAATAGAGCTCATCTTGATGAGAAAAAGATACTTTGTGTAAATTTAATGAGTAGCCCAGGCGCTGGTAAGACCACGCTTCTTGAGGCTACGATAAAGGCTGGTAAGTTTAAAATAGGCGTTGTTGAGGGCGATCTTGAAACCAATCAAGATGCCGACCGTATAGTAAAAGCTGGCGCAAAAGCTCATCAGATAAGCACAGGTCAGACCTGTCACTTGGACGCATTTATGGTGCATGAAGGGCTTCATCACCTGCCACTAAACGAGCTTGATCTAGTCTTTATAGAAAATGTTGGAAATTTAGTCTGTCCTGCAAGCTATGACGTTGGCTCGCATTTTAACGCTGTGCTTCTTTCAGTACCAGAGGGCGATGATAAGGTGAGCAAATATCCAGTGATGTTTAGGGCTGCTGACGTGCTTCTTATCACAAAAGCTTCGCTTGCGCCGCACTTTGACTTTGATATCGAGCGAGTGAAAAACGACGCTAGAAAGCTAAATCCAAAGGTCGATATCTTTGTGATAGATAGCAAAACAGGCGAGGGCATCGATAAGTGGATAAGTTATTTGGAATTTAAAAAAGAGCTAAGATAATGTGTCTCTCGATCCCTTCAAAAGTAATAGAAATAGATGAAAATAACGTTGCCACCGTTGAGACTTTAGGCGTTACTAGAAAGGTAAGCCTAGATCTCATCTCTGAAGAGGTAAAAGTTGGCGAATATGTGCTAATCCACGTTGGATACGCCATGCAAAAGATTGACACGCAGTTTGCGCTTGAGAGCTTAGAGGTCTATCAAAAGATCGCTGAGGATATGGATGCGGGGAAAATTTGATGGATCTTATCAATGATTTTCGCGACAAAAATTTAATCCTTGCCCTTTCAAAACTCATACAAAAAGAGAGTGTAAAACCGCTAAATATAATGGAAATTTGCGGCGGACACACGCATAGCATTATGAAATTTGCACTGCCAAGCTTGGTTGGAGAGCATATAAATTTCGTCCACGGCCCAGGCTGTCCGGTCTGCGTGATGCCAAAGAGCCGCATAGACGAGGCCTGTAAGCTTGCTAGCATGGATAATGTGATCTTTTGCACGCTAGCTGACATGCTAAGAGTGCCTGGCTCAAAGACAAGCTTGCAAAAACTTCGTGGCGAGGGGCATGATATAAGAGCACTTTACACGCCACTTGATGCGCTAAATATAGCTAAGCAAAATCCAGACAAAAAGGTTATATTTTTTGCCATTGGCTTTGAGACAACGACGCCAATGAGCGCAAATTTGGTTGAAAAAGTGGTGCAAGGGGGCATTAAAAATTTATACTTTCATATAAATCACGTAACCGTCCCAGCACCAGTTAGAGCCATAATGAGCGGTGAAAACGTGAGGATAGATGCATTTTTAGGCCCAAGCCATGTAAGTGTCATCACTGGAAGTAAAATTTACAAAGAGCTAGCAGATGAGTTTAAAAGACCAATAGCCATTAGCGGATTTGAGCCGCTTGACATCATGGCAAGTGTACTAAATTTAGTCCGTCAGCAAAACGTAGGCACTTATGAGGTTTATAACGAGTACGCAAGAGCGGTCAAAGAAGAGGGCAACCTCAAGGCAAAAGAGCTCATCGCTAAGTACTTTGAGCCGTGCGACTTTGTCTGGAGAGGCCTTGGCGAGATAGCGCAAAGTGGCATGAAACTAAAAGATGAGTTTGCCTACCTTGACGCTAGAGTGCAGTTTGACTGCAATGTAGAGAGCGCTGGCGAGAGCAAAGCTTGCATTTGTGGGCAAATTTTAAGAGGGCTAGCAAAGCCAACAGAGTGCAAAGTCTTTGGCAAGGTCTGCAACCCGCAAAATCCGATAGGATCGTGCATGGTATCAAGCGAGGGCGCTTGTGCGGCATATTTTAAATACGCAAGAGTTGGTTAAGGAATTTAATGAAAAAGATAATGCTAAGCCACGGCGGCGGCGGCGAGGAGATGAACTCGCTTATAAACGAGACGATATTTAAAATTTTTGATAATGAAATTTTAAGGCAGAGCAACGACTCAGCGATATTAAATTTAAACGGCAAGATCGCATTTAGCTCTGATAGCTTTGTGGTAACTCCCATTTTTTTTAATGGCGGCGACATCGGCAAGATCGCGGCTTGCGGCACGATAAACGACCTTGCGATGGTTGGAGCAAGCGCTAAATACCTAAGCTGCTCGCTCATCATCGAAGAGGGGCTAAGTATAGAGGAGCTTGAAAAGGTGCTTGGCTCACTTGCAAAAACTTGCAAAGAGAGCGGTGTAAGCGTAGTTTGTGGCGATACAAAGGTCGTACCAAAGGGCAAATGCGATAAAATTTTCATAAACACAGCAGGCATCGGCGAGATAGTTTGCGAAGGCGTGGAGCTTAAAAATTTAAAAGCAGGGGCTAAAATTTTAATCTCTGGAGATGTTGGTAGACACGGCGGCGTGGTGCTTGCAGCAAGAGAGGAATTTGAGCTTGGGCTTGATCTAAAAAGTGACTGCAAGAGCCTAAAAGAGGTTGCTTTGAGGCTTTTTAGTGCTGGCATAAAACCGCAGTGCATGCGTGATGCGACTAGGGGTGGGCTAAGTGCAGTGCTAAATGAATGGGCTAAATTTGCTAAATTTGACATCTTAGTTTTTGAAGAAAATATCAAGGTCGCAGACGAAGTGATGGGCGTTTGTGAGCTATTTGGATTTGAGCCTTATGAGCTTGCAAATGAGGGCACTTTTGTGATGGCTGTTGATGAGAGCCAGGCCGAGGACGCGCTTAAAATTTTAAGAGAATTTGACAAAAATGCGATGATAATAGGCGAGGTAATGGAAGCAAAAAACGAGCGCGTCATCATCGAAAATGCCTATAAATCAAGAAGATTTCTCGAGCCGCCAAAGGGCGAGCTACTGCCAAGGATATGCTAATGCACGAGCTTAGTATCGTTCAAAATTTAGTTAGCCTTTGCGAGAAAAATGCCGCCAAAGAAAATGCCAAAGAGATAAGCAGGATCGAGATAAAGGTCGGCCGTTTAAGCGGAGTGGAGCCTCATTATTTGCAGAGCGCTTTTGATGTTTATAAGGCTGGTACGATCTGCGAAAACGCCGAACTTGTGATAAATTTACAAGGCATTGTTATTGAGTGTTTGGATTGTAGATTTGGCGGGGAGCTTAGCGAAAATGACTTTACCTGTCCAAAGTGCAAAAGTCAAAATTTAAAGGTGACTGACGGCGAAGATATGTATCTGATGCGCCTTGAGATGAAGTAAAATTTTACATATTTTTATATGTAAAATTTTATGTTTTTTATCAAAATATTTTAATAGTTGTAGTATCAAAAAATAGCTATCAAGGCCTTGATCTTTAGCTTTTGATATCTTTTGACTAGTAAAATTTAAGCATTACGCACTTTACGAACCTAGGTTAGTATAGATAATCAAAAATGAGTGCCCACTCTTGGCTTTAGAAGTAGTCAATAATTTTTCTATAATTTCCGTGCGTTGCAGATTTAAACTACTCAAATATCAAAAACGGAGCCTGAATCACGTTTCTTATTATCTTTAGTGGTGAGAGCAGGGCGTCTTGCAGGATCTGTGTCGAGTACTCAGGTTTATCGGTAGTGCCTCGTATGGCGATGACGGTTGAGAGCGAGCGGTCCTTGCCAAGGATTATTTGATTTACCAGTGGAATTTTATCAATGA
It encodes the following:
- a CDS encoding HypC/HybG/HupF family hydrogenase formation chaperone, yielding MCLSIPSKVIEIDENNVATVETLGVTRKVSLDLISEEVKVGEYVLIHVGYAMQKIDTQFALESLEVYQKIAEDMDAGKI
- the hypB gene encoding hydrogenase nickel incorporation protein HypB; the protein is MCKDCGCSMGNHTHVHTHTDGTTHSHPHTHDGHTEHAHDAHEHSHEAHAHPVLNESKTIDVIEKILSENDKEAAHNRAHLDEKKILCVNLMSSPGAGKTTLLEATIKAGKFKIGVVEGDLETNQDADRIVKAGAKAHQISTGQTCHLDAFMVHEGLHHLPLNELDLVFIENVGNLVCPASYDVGSHFNAVLLSVPEGDDKVSKYPVMFRAADVLLITKASLAPHFDFDIERVKNDARKLNPKVDIFVIDSKTGEGIDKWISYLEFKKELR
- the hypD gene encoding hydrogenase formation protein HypD codes for the protein MDLINDFRDKNLILALSKLIQKESVKPLNIMEICGGHTHSIMKFALPSLVGEHINFVHGPGCPVCVMPKSRIDEACKLASMDNVIFCTLADMLRVPGSKTSLQKLRGEGHDIRALYTPLDALNIAKQNPDKKVIFFAIGFETTTPMSANLVEKVVQGGIKNLYFHINHVTVPAPVRAIMSGENVRIDAFLGPSHVSVITGSKIYKELADEFKRPIAISGFEPLDIMASVLNLVRQQNVGTYEVYNEYARAVKEEGNLKAKELIAKYFEPCDFVWRGLGEIAQSGMKLKDEFAYLDARVQFDCNVESAGESKACICGQILRGLAKPTECKVFGKVCNPQNPIGSCMVSSEGACAAYFKYARVG
- the hypE gene encoding hydrogenase expression/formation protein HypE, with protein sequence MKKIMLSHGGGGEEMNSLINETIFKIFDNEILRQSNDSAILNLNGKIAFSSDSFVVTPIFFNGGDIGKIAACGTINDLAMVGASAKYLSCSLIIEEGLSIEELEKVLGSLAKTCKESGVSVVCGDTKVVPKGKCDKIFINTAGIGEIVCEGVELKNLKAGAKILISGDVGRHGGVVLAAREEFELGLDLKSDCKSLKEVALRLFSAGIKPQCMRDATRGGLSAVLNEWAKFAKFDILVFEENIKVADEVMGVCELFGFEPYELANEGTFVMAVDESQAEDALKILREFDKNAMIIGEVMEAKNERVIIENAYKSRRFLEPPKGELLPRIC
- a CDS encoding DUF2157 domain-containing protein, translated to MNFLNRIFLAKELDRWQSDGIVDKETAIKIANLYDIDPDAHSDKMSFVLKLVAYLFFALAFFTLVGANWEEIPRLGRLALVLFVLGLVNFGGIYYLAKGKENLSTAMFFLGNFCFGAAIALIAQIYNISDEPSGGILLWSIGAFAVSFASKKGVLVAQSLIFATVWFFMRGYQGDFGFGFIIFIVLGAYTLYKDDSKWLAFVLFIDIFIYIISFCGYISGLRAIFDYGFLFGLPMVAIVSLSYALLLISISPLLDKFRVGLGTFAKEFGKNFGVFVLLLCLLLFEERNLFEVADEELWFVKSFFKSNFGFVFILFSVAYFALFFKEKNKSGLLLGALLVSLPFVFSYGPGYANIFFSLANIITAAVLIKKGELKLGLCMIFLVAAVRYFQLIGDYIGATALFMVFAFIVLVVARKRGKK
- a CDS encoding Na+/H+ antiporter NhaA, producing MSFRNFWDFFIGEASGGIFLITAALVAFIFGNIFLSSFYNSFLQIDTRLNFGKSPIQKPLILFVNDSLMAVFFFLLGFRLKREIFKAKLRSLAQATLLKIFIISGILASIFFYILNHNYIFC
- a CDS encoding GDYXXLXY domain-containing protein, encoding MKIKVLIVAVVFQISLIGIMLGYALMPLYFGQEVRVRVNLYDPRDLFRGNYVDLNYEFSNFHSRNFDENDEDDRYIDQYDERVRDGARVYAVLKPDVNGTYSFAKFSISKPDNGVFLAGRYDGYSLVKYGIEQFYMSPDSAANTENEMREEDVDAYAVLMVMENGKARLKDLIIQKSAGKNSKKLFGDENFDKLDDIRQKE
- the hypA gene encoding hydrogenase maturation nickel metallochaperone HypA, translating into MHELSIVQNLVSLCEKNAAKENAKEISRIEIKVGRLSGVEPHYLQSAFDVYKAGTICENAELVINLQGIVIECLDCRFGGELSENDFTCPKCKSQNLKVTDGEDMYLMRLEMK